Proteins found in one Zea mays cultivar B73 chromosome 1, Zm-B73-REFERENCE-NAM-5.0, whole genome shotgun sequence genomic segment:
- the LOC100281058 gene encoding protein binding protein — protein sequence MAADSGKGMADLEIGLASPGSERAPSPASSAGAYGERPDQSPPRVAKRPGLVMSFSGKRLDQSPAGSPSPSPSSSRPVLVMSHSSNRLDQSPARPVLVMSRSSNRLDQSSPASSPAAVKGPALVMSGSSNRLDSSHPSPSPTAAAAAAPLLVLSNSGKRMDQAGRKKYVKQVTGRHNDTELHLAAQRGDLEAVRQIIAEIDAQMTGTGEEFDSDVAEIRAAIVNEANEMEATALLIAAEKGFLDIVVELLKHSDKDSLTRKNKSGFDALHVAAKEGHRDIVKVLLDHDPSLGKTFGQSNVTPLITAAIRGHIEVVNLLLERVSGLVELSKANGKNALHFAARQGHVEIVEALLHADTQLARRTDKKGQTALHMAVKGTSPEVVQALVNADPAIVMLPDRNGNLALHVATRKKRSEIVNVLLLLPDMNVNALTRDRKTAFDIAEGLPLSEESQEIKECLSRAGAVRANDLNQPRDELRKTVTEIKKDVHTQLEQARKTNKNVYGIAKELRKLHREGINNATNSVTVVAVLFATVAFAAIFTVPGGNANDGVAVAVHATAFKVFFIFNAVALFTSLAVVVVQITLVRGETKAERRVVEIINKLMWLASVCTTVAFISSSYIVVGRHFRWAALLVTLIGGVIMAGVLGTMTYYVVKSKRTRKIRKKVKSTRRSGSSSWQHNSEFSDSEIDRIYAI from the exons ATGGCCGCCGATTCCGGCAAAG GGATGGCTGACCTGGAGATAGGGCTGGCGTCGCCGGGCTCGGAGCGGGCGCCGTCGCCGGCGTCGAGCGCGGGCGCCTACGGGGAGCGGCCCGACCAGTCGCCGCCGCGGGTTGCCAAGCGCCCAGGCCTCGTCATGTCCTTCTCCGGGAAGCGGCTGGACCAGTCGCCGGCcgggtcgccgtcgccgtcgccgtcgtcgtcgcgcCCGGTGCTGGTCATGTCCCACTCCAGCAACCGCCTCGAccagtcgcccgcgcgcccggTGCTCGTCATGTCCCGGTCCAGCAACCGGCTGGACCAGTCCTCACCGGCGTCGTCGCCGGCGGCCGTGAAGGGCCCCGCGCTGGTCATGTCAGGCTCCAGCAATCGTCTCGACAGCTCGCACCCGTCGCCGTCGCCGACGGCAGCGGCCGCCGCTGCGCCCTTGCTGGTGCTCTCCAACTCCGGCAAGCGGATGGACCAGGCCGGGCGGAAGAAGTACGTCAAGCAGGTGACGGGCCGCCACAACGACACGGAGCTCCACCTCGCCGCGCAGCGCGGGGACCTCGAGGCCGTACGCCAGATCATCGCCGAGATTGACGCGCAGATGACCGGCACCGGCGAGGAGTTCGACAGCGACGTCGCCGAGATCCGCGCCGCGATAGTGAACGAAGCCAACGAGATGGAGGCGACCGCGCTGCTCATCGCCGCGGAGAAggggtttcttgacatcgtcgtCGAGCTGCTCAAGCACTCCGACAAGGACAGCCTCACCAGGAAGAACAAGTCCGGATTCGATGCTCTGCACGTCGCTGCAAAGGAGGGCCACAGAG ATATCGTGAAGGTACTTCTGGACCATGATCCATCCCTTGGGAAAACGTTTGGCCAATCGAATGTGACTCCTCTCATAACTGCGGCGATCAGAGGCCACATCGAGGTGGTGAACCTACTGCTGGAGCGAGTTTCTGGGTTGGTCGAGTTATCAAAAGCGAACGGAAAGAATGCCCTGCACTTCGCTGCCCGGCAGGGGCATGTGGAAATCGTGGAGGCTTTGCTACATGCCGATACCCAGCTTGCTCGGAGGACTGACAAGAAAGGCCAGACCGCTCTACACATGGCAGTAAAAGGAACTAGCCCTGAAGTCGTTCAAGCGCTTGTGAACGCCGATCCGGCCATAGTCATGCTGCCTGACAGAAACGGCAACCTAGCTTTGCACGTTGCAACCAGAAAGAAAAGATCAGAG ATTGTAAATGTGCTTCTGCTCCTTCCGGATATGAACGTGAATGCGTTGACCAGGGATCGGAAGACCGCGTTCGACATAGCCGAGGGCCTTCCCCTGTCAGAGGAGTCTCAAGAAATCAAGGAGTGCCTGTCCCGTGCCGGTGCGGTCAGAGCAAACGATCTGAACCAGCCTCGGGACGAGCTGAGGAAAACAGTGACAGAGATAAAGAAGGACGTGCATACCCAGCTGGAGCAGGCGAGGAAAACCAACAAGAACGTGTACGGCATCGCCAAGGAGCTGAGGAAGCTCCACAGGGAAGGCATCAACAACGCGACGAACTCGGTGACCGTCGTGGCGGTGCTGTTCGCGACGGTGGCGTTCGCGGCGATCTTCACGGTGCCCGGCGGCAACGCCAACGACGGCGTGGCGGTGGCCGTGCACGCGACGGCCTTCAAGGTGTTCTTCATCTTCAACGCCGTCGCGCTGTTCACGTCGCTGGCGGTGGTGGTGGTCCAGATAACGCTGGTCCGGGGCGAGACCAAGGCGGAGCGgcgggtggtggagatcatcaacAAGCTCATGTGGCTGGCGTCGGTGTGCACGACGGTCGCGTTCATCTCGTCGTCCTACATCGTGGTGGGGCGCCACTTCAGGTGGGCGGCGCTCCTGGTGACCCTGATCGGCGGGGTGATCATGGCCGGCGTGCTCGGCACCATGACGTACTACGTGGTGAAGTCCAAGCGCACGCGCAAGATCAGGAAGAAGGTGAAGTCGACGAGGAGGAGCGGCTCCAGCTCGTGGCAGCACAACTCGGAGTTCTCGGACTCGGAGATCGACCGTATCTACGCCATATGA
- the LOC100383028 gene encoding ankyrin repeat-containing protein At5g02620 isoform X1, whose protein sequence is MEAKTNQTSGEDRPQPAMDSPRAAQAATRRKKMTKQLTGKRDDTAMHAAARAGQLESMRQMMSGKDAEELGALLSRQNQAGETPLFVAAEYGYVALVAEMIKYHDVATAGIKARSGYDALHIAAKQGDVDVVRELLRALPQLSMTVDSSNTTALNTAATQGHMDVVRLLLEVDGSLALIARSNGKTALHSAARNGHVEVVRALLEAEPSIALRTDKKGQTALHMAAKGTRLDLVDALLAAEPALLNQTDSKGNTALHIAARKARHEIIRRLVTMPDTDVRAINRSRETPLDTAEKMGNTDAAELLAEHGVQSARAISPCGGGGGGNKQARELKQQVSDIKHEVHSQLEQTRQTRVRMQGIAKRINKLHEEGLNNAINSTTVVAVLIATVAFAAIFTVPGEYVQDPGSLAPGHDLGEANISHQTAFIIFFVFDSVSLFISLAVVVVQTSVVVIERKAKKQMMAVINKLMWVACVLISVSFLALSFVVVGRTERWLAVSVTIMGATILVTTIGTMLYWVIAHRIEAKRIRTIKRNTLTHSRSFSCSGMSEGEWVDEDFKRMYAI, encoded by the exons ATGGAAGCGAAGACGAACCAAACCAGCGGCGAGGACAGGCCGCAGCCGGCGATGGACTCGCCGAGGGCGGCGCAGGCGGCGACGCGCCGCAAGAAGATGACGAAGCAGCTGACGGGGAAGCGCGACGACACGGCGATGCACGCGGCGGCGCGCGCCGGGCAGCTCGAGTCCATGCGGCAGATGATGTCCGGCAAGGACGCCGAGGAGCTCGGGGCGCTGCTGTCCAGGCAGAACCAGGCCGGGGAGACGCCGCTGTTCGTGGCCGCCGAGTACGGGTACGTGGCCCTGGTGGCCGAGATGATCAAGTACCACGACGTCGCCACCGCCGGCATCAAGGCCCGCAGCGGCTACGACGCGCTCCACATCGCCGCCAAGCAAGGGGATGTAG ACGTCGTGAGGGAGCTGCTGCGGGCGCTGCCGCAGCTGTCGATGACGGTGGACTCCTCCAACACGACGGCGCTGAACACGGCGGCGACGCAGGGGCACATGGACGTGGTGAGGCTCCTGCTGGAGGTGGACGGGAGCCTGGCGCTGATCGCGCGCAGCAACGGCAAGACGGCGCTGCACTCGGCGGCGCGGAACGGCCACGTGGAGGTggtgcgcgcgctgctggaggcgGAGCCCAGCATCGCGCTGCGCACGGACAAGAAGGGCCAGACCGCGCTGCACATGGCCGCCAAGGGCACCAGGCTGGACCTCGTCGACGCGCTCCTGGCCGCCGAGCCGGCGCTGCTCAACCAGACGGACAGCAAGGGCAACACCGCGCTGCACATCGCGGCGCGCAAGGCGCGGCACGAGATCATCAGGCGGCTGGTCACGATGCCCGACACGGACGTCAGGGCGATCAACCGGTCCCGCGAGACCCCGCTGGACACGGCGGAGAAGATGGGCAACACGGACGCGGCGGAACTCCTGGCTGAGCACGGCGTGCAGTCGGCGCGCGCCATTAGcccctgcggcggcggcggcggcggcaacaaGCAGGCGCGCGAGCTGAAGCAGCAGGTGAGCGACATCAAGCACGAGGTGCACTCGCAGCTGGAGCAGACGCGGCAGACGCGCGTGCGCATGCAGGGCATCGCCAAGCGCATCAACAAGCTGCACGAGGAAGGGCTCAACAACGCCATCAACTCCACGACGGTGGTGGCCGTGCTGATCGCCACGGTGGCGTTCGCCGCCATCTTCACGGTGCCCGGGGAGTACGTGCAGGACCCGGGCAGCCTGGCGCCCGGGCACGATCTGGGCGAGGCCAACATCTCCCACCAGACGGCCTTCATCATCTTCTTCGTCTTCGACTCGGTGTCGCTCTTCATCTCGCTGGCCGTGGTGGTGGTGCAGACGTCGGTCGTGGTCATCGAGCGCAAGGCCAAGAAGCAGATGATGGCGGTGATCAACAAGCTCATGTGGGTGGCCTGCGTGCTCATCAGCGTATCCTTCCTGGCGCTCTCGTTCGTCGTTGTGGGCCGCACCGAGCGCTGGCTGGCCGTGTCCGTCACCATCATGGGCGCCACCATCCTGGTCACCACCATCGGCACCATGCTCTACTGGGTGATCGCGCACCGCATCGAGGCCAAGCGGATTCGCACAATCAAGCGCAACACGCTCACCCACTCCCGCTCCTTCTCCTGCTCCGGCATGTCGGAGGGCGAGTGGGTCGACGAGGATTTCAAGAGGATGTACGCAATCTGA
- the LOC100383028 gene encoding Ankyrin repeat-containing protein At5g02620 isoform 2 (isoform 2 is encoded by transcript variant 2), which translates to MTVDSSNTTALNTAATQGHMDVVRLLLEVDGSLALIARSNGKTALHSAARNGHVEVVRALLEAEPSIALRTDKKGQTALHMAAKGTRLDLVDALLAAEPALLNQTDSKGNTALHIAARKARHEIIRRLVTMPDTDVRAINRSRETPLDTAEKMGNTDAAELLAEHGVQSARAISPCGGGGGGNKQARELKQQVSDIKHEVHSQLEQTRQTRVRMQGIAKRINKLHEEGLNNAINSTTVVAVLIATVAFAAIFTVPGEYVQDPGSLAPGHDLGEANISHQTAFIIFFVFDSVSLFISLAVVVVQTSVVVIERKAKKQMMAVINKLMWVACVLISVSFLALSFVVVGRTERWLAVSVTIMGATILVTTIGTMLYWVIAHRIEAKRIRTIKRNTLTHSRSFSCSGMSEGEWVDEDFKRMYAI; encoded by the coding sequence ATGACGGTGGACTCCTCCAACACGACGGCGCTGAACACGGCGGCGACGCAGGGGCACATGGACGTGGTGAGGCTCCTGCTGGAGGTGGACGGGAGCCTGGCGCTGATCGCGCGCAGCAACGGCAAGACGGCGCTGCACTCGGCGGCGCGGAACGGCCACGTGGAGGTggtgcgcgcgctgctggaggcgGAGCCCAGCATCGCGCTGCGCACGGACAAGAAGGGCCAGACCGCGCTGCACATGGCCGCCAAGGGCACCAGGCTGGACCTCGTCGACGCGCTCCTGGCCGCCGAGCCGGCGCTGCTCAACCAGACGGACAGCAAGGGCAACACCGCGCTGCACATCGCGGCGCGCAAGGCGCGGCACGAGATCATCAGGCGGCTGGTCACGATGCCCGACACGGACGTCAGGGCGATCAACCGGTCCCGCGAGACCCCGCTGGACACGGCGGAGAAGATGGGCAACACGGACGCGGCGGAACTCCTGGCTGAGCACGGCGTGCAGTCGGCGCGCGCCATTAGcccctgcggcggcggcggcggcggcaacaaGCAGGCGCGCGAGCTGAAGCAGCAGGTGAGCGACATCAAGCACGAGGTGCACTCGCAGCTGGAGCAGACGCGGCAGACGCGCGTGCGCATGCAGGGCATCGCCAAGCGCATCAACAAGCTGCACGAGGAAGGGCTCAACAACGCCATCAACTCCACGACGGTGGTGGCCGTGCTGATCGCCACGGTGGCGTTCGCCGCCATCTTCACGGTGCCCGGGGAGTACGTGCAGGACCCGGGCAGCCTGGCGCCCGGGCACGATCTGGGCGAGGCCAACATCTCCCACCAGACGGCCTTCATCATCTTCTTCGTCTTCGACTCGGTGTCGCTCTTCATCTCGCTGGCCGTGGTGGTGGTGCAGACGTCGGTCGTGGTCATCGAGCGCAAGGCCAAGAAGCAGATGATGGCGGTGATCAACAAGCTCATGTGGGTGGCCTGCGTGCTCATCAGCGTATCCTTCCTGGCGCTCTCGTTCGTCGTTGTGGGCCGCACCGAGCGCTGGCTGGCCGTGTCCGTCACCATCATGGGCGCCACCATCCTGGTCACCACCATCGGCACCATGCTCTACTGGGTGATCGCGCACCGCATCGAGGCCAAGCGGATTCGCACAATCAAGCGCAACACGCTCACCCACTCCCGCTCCTTCTCCTGCTCCGGCATGTCGGAGGGCGAGTGGGTCGACGAGGATTTCAAGAGGATGTACGCAATCTGA